A genomic region of Azoarcus sp. KH32C contains the following coding sequences:
- a CDS encoding PilW family protein: MAIMTAGSGTRCPGARRWQAGLSLIELMVGLLIGLIITLAITASVATIGKQLRTTGGGINAAEEAQLAVTLIDRDLRMAGAAIFANSVATMCPSLNEYKNGATLYDRSSLGSAFAPVRITDGGSAGSDTIDVESSPPSTAGTFTAAIVKEMPATAGVLKVTDPRNNLHEGDLIFVAHPLPNTGGDPCTLIQVTGISGVCNDRSTGCNVLFGSGQSIYNPSNPNQAFTSPQTYGPGSILVKMPSFAYTRYEAKCNALLRHDTTISPSCNGSPSFHNSAIADEIVMLKAQYGVADAGSDAIASWKSASALAADEMNQVKAVRIAVVARSREPDVTAVTASAPTVFGGALTLNLSGTSVPAGKTWQDFRYRIFETMTPLRNVVWNR; the protein is encoded by the coding sequence ATGGCAATCATGACGGCCGGCAGCGGCACGCGTTGCCCGGGGGCACGACGGTGGCAGGCCGGCCTCTCGCTGATCGAACTGATGGTCGGGCTCCTGATCGGCCTCATCATCACGCTTGCGATCACCGCGTCGGTGGCGACCATCGGCAAGCAATTGCGCACGACGGGCGGCGGAATCAACGCGGCCGAAGAAGCGCAACTCGCGGTCACGCTGATCGACCGCGATCTGCGGATGGCGGGCGCGGCAATCTTCGCGAATTCTGTTGCGACGATGTGCCCGAGCCTGAACGAATACAAGAACGGGGCCACGCTTTACGACCGCTCGTCGCTTGGGTCTGCGTTCGCACCGGTTCGGATCACCGACGGCGGGAGCGCGGGCTCGGACACGATCGATGTCGAGAGCTCGCCGCCCAGCACCGCCGGAACTTTCACCGCAGCGATCGTCAAGGAGATGCCCGCCACCGCGGGCGTGCTGAAGGTGACCGATCCGCGCAACAACCTCCACGAGGGCGACCTCATCTTCGTCGCCCATCCCCTGCCGAATACCGGCGGCGATCCTTGTACGCTGATCCAGGTCACGGGAATCAGCGGCGTGTGCAACGACCGGTCTACCGGCTGCAACGTGCTGTTCGGTTCAGGTCAGTCCATCTATAACCCGTCGAATCCAAACCAGGCGTTTACCAGCCCGCAGACCTACGGCCCGGGCTCGATCCTGGTCAAGATGCCCTCGTTCGCCTATACGCGCTATGAGGCGAAATGCAACGCGCTGCTGCGCCACGACACGACGATCAGCCCCTCCTGCAACGGTTCGCCCTCGTTCCACAACAGTGCGATCGCCGACGAGATCGTGATGCTCAAGGCGCAATACGGCGTCGCGGATGCCGGGAGCGACGCGATCGCCAGCTGGAAGAGCGCGTCCGCGCTCGCCGCGGACGAGATGAACCAGGTCAAGGCGGTGCGGATCGCCGTCGTCGCCCGCAGCCGCGAGCCGGACGTCACGGCGGTCACTGCCTCGGCGCCGACGGTCTTCGGCGGCGCGCTGACGCTGAACCTGTCCGGAACGAGCGTTCCCGCCGGCAAGACCTGGCAGGACTTCCGCTACCGCATCTTCGAAACGATGACGCCCTTGAGGAACGTCGTATGGAACCGCTGA
- a CDS encoding prepilin-type N-terminal cleavage/methylation domain-containing protein yields MLSAGTSRRKQAGFSLLEGLIAILVFSLGAIGAIEMQARAVQFGSEARDRATAAFLINKLIAQVELQDATSGDPSSEFLLDRTECPASLGTHPAAAWVLEACNNFPEASVTIARPSGMTTGFLTITLEWSAQFKQSDGAGGAVRDSHSMSVTNRFQWQS; encoded by the coding sequence ATGTTGAGTGCCGGGACTTCGCGACGCAAACAGGCGGGCTTCAGTCTGCTGGAAGGACTGATCGCCATCCTCGTCTTTTCGCTCGGCGCGATCGGTGCAATCGAAATGCAGGCCAGGGCCGTCCAATTCGGCAGTGAAGCCCGGGATCGCGCGACGGCAGCCTTTCTCATCAACAAGCTGATCGCTCAGGTCGAGTTGCAGGACGCGACCAGCGGAGATCCGTCGTCCGAATTTCTGCTCGACCGGACGGAATGCCCCGCATCGCTGGGCACCCACCCCGCCGCAGCCTGGGTGCTCGAAGCCTGCAACAACTTTCCCGAGGCGAGCGTCACGATCGCAAGACCGTCCGGCATGACCACCGGATTCCTGACCATCACGCTCGAATGGAGCGCGCAGTTCAAGCAGTCCGACGGCGCCGGCGGAGCGGTGCGCGACTCGCACAGCATGAGCGTGACCAATCGCTTCCAATGGCAATCATGA
- a CDS encoding GspH/FimT family pseudopilin, whose product MLRWGLRRTDVAGFTLIEALVTISILALITAFAAPSFEGILANFRVRTSAEAIMSGLQLARIEALRRNQPVSFTLTTGTADWAVATVSPSSPIQASKGNGAGNLSIATNSDQTAVTFVSSGMVDASGSHLQQIDISSDLTNRQLRIAVHNGGQLQLCDPTITISGDPRTC is encoded by the coding sequence ATGCTGAGATGGGGGCTGCGGCGGACCGACGTGGCCGGCTTCACCCTGATCGAAGCGCTGGTCACGATCTCGATCCTTGCCCTCATCACGGCATTCGCGGCACCCAGCTTTGAAGGCATCCTTGCCAATTTCCGCGTCCGCACCAGCGCCGAGGCAATCATGTCCGGCCTGCAACTCGCGCGCATCGAGGCTTTGCGCCGCAACCAGCCGGTCTCCTTCACGCTGACGACCGGGACGGCGGACTGGGCGGTCGCGACAGTCAGTCCCTCCAGCCCGATCCAGGCCAGCAAAGGCAATGGCGCCGGCAACCTGTCGATCGCGACGAACTCGGACCAGACGGCAGTGACGTTTGTTTCCAGCGGCATGGTCGATGCGTCCGGCAGCCATCTCCAGCAGATCGACATCAGCAGCGACCTGACCAACCGCCAGTTGCGGATCGCCGTCCATAACGGCGGACAGCTTCAACTGTGCGATCCGACGATCACGATCTCCGGCGATCCTCGTACATGTTGA
- a CDS encoding type IV pilin protein: MTAFDAPQAPGRRGAPHEKPCRSHCYQSPRLRGFTLIELVIAIVVIAILAAVALPSYRGYVQRSRIVEATNELSTLRVRLEQYFQDNRNYGSTATHCGVGVATTDSFDFTCTNNGADSQAFLATATGKASAGMTGFTFTVDHNNRRQTTAFPDASGLPVDCWITRKGDAC, from the coding sequence ATGACTGCATTCGATGCGCCGCAGGCGCCTGGAAGACGCGGGGCTCCGCATGAAAAACCATGCCGAAGCCATTGTTATCAATCGCCCAGGCTGCGCGGTTTCACGCTCATCGAACTGGTCATCGCGATTGTCGTGATCGCGATTCTGGCCGCGGTCGCCCTGCCCTCCTACAGGGGGTATGTCCAGCGCAGCCGGATCGTCGAAGCGACCAACGAGCTTTCGACGCTGCGGGTTCGGCTCGAGCAGTACTTTCAGGACAACCGCAACTACGGCTCGACCGCCACCCACTGCGGCGTCGGCGTGGCGACGACGGATTCGTTCGACTTCACGTGCACCAATAACGGCGCGGACAGCCAGGCTTTCCTCGCAACAGCGACAGGCAAGGCGTCTGCCGGAATGACCGGTTTCACTTTCACGGTCGATCACAACAACCGGCGCCAGACGACCGCCTTCCCCGACGCGTCCGGGCTGCCCGTCGACTGCTGGATCACCCGCAAGGGTGATGCATGCTGA
- a CDS encoding phosphoribosylaminoimidazolesuccinocarboxamide synthase, with amino-acid sequence MATPLFESSIKSLQLLGRGKVRDIYAVDADKLLIVTSDRLSAFDVILPDPIPDKGRVLTAMASFWFDRLGDIIPNQLTGIDPESVVAADEREQVRGRALVVKRLKPLPIEAVVRGYVIGSGWKDYQDTGAICGIKLSAGLQQAAKLPSPIFTPASKADVGDHDENISFEQAQTRCAAALTEQLAGTGKNGAQLAAQARDAAIALYTAAANYAAGRGIIIADTKFEFGVDAAGTLHLIDEALTPDSSRFWPADGYREGISPPSFDKQYVRDYLETLTWNKKAPGPRLPAEVIERTAAKYREAYERLTGLTLA; translated from the coding sequence GTGGCCACTCCCCTGTTCGAATCCTCCATCAAGAGCCTGCAATTGCTGGGCCGCGGCAAGGTGCGCGACATCTATGCCGTCGACGCCGACAAGCTCCTGATCGTGACCAGCGACCGCCTGTCCGCCTTCGACGTCATCCTCCCGGACCCGATTCCGGACAAGGGACGCGTGCTGACCGCGATGGCGAGTTTCTGGTTCGACCGCCTCGGCGACATCATCCCCAATCAGCTCACCGGCATCGATCCGGAATCGGTTGTTGCCGCCGACGAGCGCGAACAGGTGCGCGGCCGCGCGCTGGTCGTCAAGCGACTGAAGCCGCTGCCGATCGAGGCCGTGGTGCGCGGCTACGTGATCGGCTCGGGCTGGAAGGACTACCAGGACACCGGCGCAATCTGCGGCATCAAGCTGTCCGCCGGTCTGCAACAGGCCGCGAAGCTGCCCTCGCCGATCTTCACCCCGGCGTCGAAGGCCGACGTCGGCGACCACGACGAAAACATCTCCTTCGAGCAGGCCCAGACGCGCTGCGCGGCAGCCCTCACCGAGCAGCTTGCGGGTACCGGCAAGAACGGCGCCCAGCTCGCCGCCCAGGCCCGCGACGCCGCCATCGCGCTCTACACCGCCGCGGCCAACTACGCGGCCGGTCGCGGCATCATCATCGCCGACACGAAGTTCGAGTTCGGCGTGGACGCCGCCGGCACGCTGCACCTCATCGACGAGGCACTGACGCCCGACTCCTCGCGCTTCTGGCCGGCGGACGGTTACCGCGAAGGCATCAGCCCGCCCTCCTTCGACAAGCAGTACGTGCGCGACTACCTCGAGACGCTCACCTGGAACAAGAAGGCCCCCGGACCGCGCCTGCCGGCCGAAGTCATCGAGCGCACCGCGGCCAAGTACCGCGAAGCCTACGAGCGCCTGACGGGCCTCACGTTGGCCTGA
- a CDS encoding DUF3422 family protein encodes MPLFEQHPLRQTLNDEVHARPPVPLQTPEFVTYLAFLHTENSADAESAHLCHLAEQLGLPAPETASGHVFLDAGDFRLKWERHHEFTSYTFVRRIETTDTVGEHALIEVPANWRQDIPGQLIVATHIELRSIEEVSPETVLSQYSPTGMNSIASQIADGAGWVFTDFHIADGFSRFLVLDDSLTPRQAGRTVQRLLEIETYRVMALLAFPVAKEVRARLSQAEGELADLMDNMGDAGSPEDERHVLGHLTRLAADVERSVARTTFRFGAAAAYYGLVRQRIDDLREVRVSGYPTMREFMQRRLAPAIDTCATTARRQEDLSGRIARSSQLLRTRVDVELEHQNQALLAQMNTRSRLQLRLQETVEGLSVVAITYYGSQLVQYIAKGAKDFIAPATPEVVTAVSIPIIAGLVALGLRRMHRQLAAEESGAGHDGGH; translated from the coding sequence ATGCCCCTGTTCGAACAACACCCGCTGCGTCAGACGCTCAACGACGAGGTTCACGCCCGTCCGCCCGTGCCGCTGCAGACGCCCGAGTTCGTCACCTATCTCGCATTCCTGCACACCGAAAACAGCGCGGACGCCGAATCCGCCCACCTGTGCCATCTCGCGGAGCAGCTCGGCCTCCCTGCGCCGGAGACCGCATCGGGGCACGTATTCCTAGACGCCGGCGATTTCCGGCTGAAGTGGGAGCGCCACCACGAGTTCACGAGCTACACCTTCGTCCGGCGCATCGAAACCACAGACACCGTGGGCGAACACGCGCTGATCGAGGTCCCGGCGAACTGGCGCCAGGACATCCCCGGCCAGCTCATCGTCGCGACCCACATCGAGCTGCGCAGCATCGAGGAAGTGTCGCCCGAGACGGTACTCAGCCAGTATTCGCCCACCGGCATGAACTCGATCGCCTCCCAGATCGCGGACGGAGCCGGATGGGTCTTCACGGACTTCCACATTGCGGACGGTTTCTCGCGCTTCCTGGTCCTCGACGACTCGCTGACGCCGCGGCAGGCCGGACGTACGGTGCAGCGCCTGCTCGAGATCGAGACCTACCGCGTCATGGCGCTGTTGGCCTTCCCCGTCGCGAAGGAAGTGCGCGCGAGGCTGTCGCAGGCCGAAGGCGAACTCGCCGACCTGATGGACAACATGGGCGACGCGGGCTCGCCCGAGGACGAGCGCCACGTGCTCGGCCATCTCACGCGACTCGCTGCCGACGTCGAGCGCTCCGTCGCGCGGACCACCTTCCGCTTCGGCGCCGCGGCGGCGTATTACGGCCTCGTGCGGCAGCGCATCGACGACCTGCGCGAGGTGCGCGTGAGCGGTTATCCGACCATGCGCGAGTTCATGCAGCGGCGCCTCGCACCGGCGATCGATACTTGTGCGACGACCGCACGGCGCCAGGAAGACCTATCCGGCCGCATCGCGCGGAGCTCCCAGCTGCTGCGCACCCGCGTCGACGTCGAACTCGAGCACCAGAACCAGGCGCTGCTTGCGCAGATGAACACGCGCTCGCGCCTGCAGCTGCGGCTGCAGGAAACAGTCGAAGGGTTGTCCGTCGTCGCGATCACCTACTACGGCTCGCAACTGGTGCAGTACATCGCGAAGGGCGCCAAAGACTTCATCGCGCCCGCCACGCCCGAGGTCGTCACGGCCGTGTCGATCCCGATCATCGCCGGATTGGTCGCGCTCGGTCTGCGCCGCATGCACCGCCAGCTCGCCGCGGAAGAGAGCGGCGCGGGGCACGACGGCGGGCATTGA
- a CDS encoding OmpA family protein has translation MKNSIWIFAAAAVLVVAGCAQNPFYGENAQTARGAAIGAGAGAVLGNVAGGHGDRTKGGLIGAAIGATVGGLIGRQMDKQEADLRQQMAGTGVAVQRQGDTIRLQAPESITFDTGRADVKPQFTPVLTQMAQSIRQYPGTVVQVEGHTDSTGSAGFNQTLSDNRAEAVRSTLIRNGVEPSRIAAVGYGESRPVASNDTTQGRAQNRRVEVLIVPAQDSSQSSPAPSSERPTSQPALQPSRY, from the coding sequence ATGAAGAACAGCATATGGATATTCGCCGCGGCTGCCGTCCTGGTGGTTGCGGGCTGCGCACAGAATCCCTTCTACGGCGAAAACGCGCAAACCGCCCGCGGCGCGGCCATCGGCGCCGGCGCAGGTGCGGTACTCGGAAACGTCGCTGGCGGCCACGGCGATCGCACGAAGGGTGGTCTGATCGGGGCCGCAATCGGCGCGACCGTCGGCGGGCTGATCGGCCGCCAGATGGACAAGCAGGAAGCCGATCTGCGCCAGCAGATGGCCGGCACCGGCGTCGCCGTCCAACGCCAAGGCGACACGATCCGCCTGCAGGCGCCAGAGAGCATCACCTTCGATACCGGCCGCGCCGACGTCAAGCCGCAGTTCACGCCGGTGCTGACCCAGATGGCGCAAAGCATCCGGCAGTACCCCGGTACCGTCGTACAGGTCGAAGGACACACCGATTCAACCGGCTCGGCCGGCTTCAACCAGACGCTCTCGGACAATCGCGCCGAAGCCGTGCGCAGCACGCTGATCCGAAACGGGGTCGAGCCGAGCCGGATCGCTGCGGTGGGATATGGCGAATCGCGCCCTGTCGCCAGCAACGACACAACGCAAGGCCGCGCGCAGAACCGCCGCGTCGAAGTACTCATCGTGCCGGCGCAGGACAGTTCGCAATCCTCTCCCGCGCCGTCCTCGGAACGCCCGACAAGCCAGCCGGCCCTGCAGCCGTCGCGCTATTGA
- a CDS encoding bifunctional diguanylate cyclase/phosphodiesterase, whose product MTRIKTIRGLLLIAAIVFSTALVAATHYAVSNLFERSVRDNAMRDANTFAEMTFQSMFQLMRTGWSRQQLEEFIRAIRRSVDNTQHQIQIYRGPRVAELFGEISQPAFDDPIRKVIASGDSLQLNNGPEVRFIHALRAEDQCRVCHTNAQPGEVLGVIDVRQDITPLLAASNRQFLLAFAPIIPVAVIATLLMVAYIRRRLDRAIGGFATNIRSVSKLADLRQIEKARLDFGFSEFSPVAGEVKQLLERVRGVAVDKEMLEFEIRLLEKFILTSDVVKDWREYVNRLLLDIDDVMPAYALFSIFKIGDDIFDLEVFWRYTPSAKSQQLFETTVKESLGRNPYFAGGYAVSIEHNIADSSRSLPELVREDIEVQTKSLLVEAPKIGGIVGIGMQAQPGADSTRWLVVESILSTLLNVVGSVKAIDKYTKDLEYYATRDPLTNLYNQRVFWELLDSETIRSGRHGYKFGLLVVDADNFKSVNDTYGHGFGDMFLQEVAAAIRSAIREDDLLARYGGDEFVVILPETDLAGTTEVAQRIIDSVTTMSIETPDGARVTGSLSVGMAVYPEHAIETKDLFLFADTMMYRAKAEGKGRLAIPTPQDVVEVFRSLSEKSILILAAVEARGVIPYFQPIVNPKTGEVEALEVLSRIRLEDGSILVADAFVAIAEKMGLMHKLDYILMERALEIVSQSDYKGLLFLNMSPRALVLNDFVQETRRIAASFDFDPGRIVFEITERETIKNMALLERFINTLRAEGFRLAIDDFGSGFSSFHYVKRFPIDFLKIEGDFIVGMKHNEKDRALVRSIVALGRDLGIRTVAEYVEDTEVLAKVVEQGIDLAQGYHIRRPTPSIEEALDITLG is encoded by the coding sequence ATGACTCGAATCAAAACAATCCGGGGCCTGCTTCTGATCGCGGCAATCGTGTTCTCGACGGCCCTCGTTGCCGCGACGCACTATGCCGTATCGAACCTCTTCGAGCGCTCGGTGCGCGACAACGCGATGCGCGACGCGAACACCTTCGCCGAGATGACCTTCCAGTCGATGTTCCAGCTGATGCGTACCGGCTGGTCGCGGCAACAGCTCGAGGAATTCATCCGCGCGATCCGGCGTTCGGTGGACAACACTCAACACCAGATCCAGATCTACCGCGGGCCGCGCGTCGCCGAACTGTTCGGCGAAATTTCGCAGCCCGCATTCGACGATCCGATCCGCAAGGTCATCGCCAGCGGCGACAGCCTGCAGCTCAACAACGGCCCGGAAGTCCGCTTCATCCACGCGCTGCGCGCCGAAGATCAATGCCGGGTCTGTCATACGAACGCCCAGCCCGGCGAAGTGCTCGGCGTGATCGACGTCCGCCAGGACATCACGCCACTGCTCGCGGCGAGCAACCGGCAATTCCTGCTGGCCTTCGCGCCGATCATCCCGGTCGCCGTCATCGCGACCCTGCTGATGGTCGCCTATATCCGCCGGCGCCTCGATCGTGCAATCGGCGGCTTCGCGACCAACATCCGCTCGGTGAGCAAGCTCGCCGACCTGCGCCAGATCGAGAAGGCGAGGCTCGACTTCGGCTTCAGCGAATTCAGCCCGGTTGCCGGCGAGGTCAAGCAACTGCTCGAGCGCGTGCGCGGCGTCGCCGTCGACAAGGAAATGCTCGAATTCGAGATCCGCCTGCTAGAGAAATTCATCCTCACCTCGGACGTCGTGAAGGACTGGCGCGAATACGTGAACCGCCTGCTTCTCGACATTGACGATGTGATGCCCGCCTACGCGCTGTTCTCGATCTTCAAGATCGGCGACGACATCTTCGATCTCGAAGTGTTCTGGCGCTACACGCCTTCGGCCAAGAGTCAGCAGCTCTTCGAGACCACGGTCAAGGAGTCGCTCGGACGCAACCCTTACTTTGCCGGCGGCTACGCGGTCAGCATCGAACACAACATCGCCGACAGCTCGCGGAGCTTGCCCGAGCTGGTGCGCGAGGACATCGAGGTGCAGACGAAGTCCCTGCTCGTCGAGGCGCCGAAGATCGGCGGGATCGTCGGCATCGGCATGCAGGCCCAACCGGGAGCGGACAGCACGCGCTGGCTGGTCGTCGAAAGCATCCTGTCGACGCTGCTCAACGTCGTCGGCTCGGTGAAGGCGATCGACAAATACACGAAGGATCTCGAGTACTACGCGACACGCGACCCGCTCACGAACCTGTACAACCAGCGCGTGTTCTGGGAACTGCTCGACAGCGAGACCATCCGGTCGGGGCGCCACGGCTACAAGTTCGGACTGCTGGTGGTCGACGCGGACAACTTCAAGTCCGTGAACGACACCTACGGCCATGGCTTCGGCGACATGTTCCTGCAGGAGGTCGCCGCGGCGATCCGCAGCGCGATCCGCGAAGACGATCTGCTCGCCCGCTACGGCGGCGACGAGTTCGTCGTGATCCTGCCGGAGACCGATCTCGCCGGAACCACGGAAGTTGCCCAGCGCATCATCGACTCGGTCACCACGATGTCGATCGAGACGCCGGATGGGGCTCGCGTGACCGGCTCGCTGTCAGTCGGGATGGCGGTCTACCCGGAGCACGCGATCGAGACCAAGGATCTCTTCCTGTTCGCCGACACGATGATGTATCGCGCGAAGGCCGAGGGTAAGGGGCGCCTGGCGATCCCGACGCCGCAGGACGTGGTCGAAGTGTTCCGCTCGCTGTCCGAGAAGAGCATCCTGATCCTCGCCGCCGTCGAAGCACGCGGTGTGATTCCCTACTTCCAGCCGATCGTCAATCCCAAGACAGGCGAAGTCGAGGCGCTCGAAGTGCTTTCCCGCATCCGGCTCGAAGACGGCAGCATTCTCGTCGCCGACGCCTTCGTCGCGATCGCCGAGAAGATGGGCCTGATGCACAAGCTCGACTACATCCTGATGGAGCGGGCGCTGGAGATCGTCAGCCAGTCCGATTACAAGGGACTGCTGTTCCTGAACATGTCGCCGCGGGCGCTGGTGCTCAACGACTTCGTGCAGGAGACGCGCCGCATCGCCGCATCGTTCGACTTCGATCCGGGCAGAATCGTGTTCGAGATCACCGAGCGCGAAACGATCAAGAACATGGCGCTGCTCGAACGCTTCATCAACACGCTGCGCGCCGAAGGCTTCCGCCTCGCGATCGACGACTTCGGCTCGGGCTTCTCGTCCTTCCATTACGTCAAGCGCTTCCCGATCGACTTCCTGAAGATCGAGGGCGATTTCATCGTTGGCATGAAGCACAACGAGAAGGACCGCGCGCTGGTGCGCAGCATCGTCGCGCTCGGCCGCGACCTCGGCATCCGCACGGTGGCCGAATACGTCGAGGATACGGAGGTGCTCGCCAAGGTCGTCGAACAGGGTATCGATCTCGCGCAGGGCTATCACATCCGGCGCCCGACTCCGTCGATCGAGGAAGCCCTCGACATCACGCTCGGCTGA
- a CDS encoding isoprenylcysteine carboxylmethyltransferase family protein: MTTLNTWSPLHIAALAAGWAAYGAVHSLLASNAVKRALGQHCRFATRAYRLLFNAIAAVLLLPLLWLTLAWRTEPLWQWTGIGGWMADGLALAAFGCFLWSCRYYDISEFSGLAQWRSGGTRPEDCGPLRISPLHRYVRHPWYFLALVILWTRDMDRARLVSTLCVSIYFWIGSRLEERKLVACHGHAYERYRRRVAGLFPIPWRHLNPAEARELCNAPPASPPAPFPERGGGV, from the coding sequence ATGACTACCCTGAACACTTGGTCGCCTCTTCACATCGCAGCACTTGCGGCCGGCTGGGCGGCGTACGGAGCGGTGCATTCGCTGCTCGCGTCGAATGCGGTCAAGCGCGCGCTTGGGCAGCATTGCCGGTTTGCGACAAGAGCGTACCGCCTGCTGTTCAACGCGATCGCGGCCGTCCTGCTGCTTCCGCTGCTGTGGCTGACCCTGGCATGGCGAACGGAGCCTCTCTGGCAATGGACCGGTATTGGGGGCTGGATGGCAGACGGATTGGCGCTCGCCGCCTTCGGCTGCTTCCTGTGGTCCTGCCGCTACTACGACATAAGCGAATTCAGCGGGCTCGCGCAGTGGCGCTCCGGAGGGACCCGGCCCGAGGACTGCGGGCCACTGAGGATCTCGCCGCTCCATCGCTACGTTCGCCATCCTTGGTATTTCCTGGCGCTGGTCATCCTGTGGACGCGGGACATGGACAGGGCGCGCCTGGTCTCGACCCTATGCGTATCGATCTATTTCTGGATCGGCTCGCGCCTCGAAGAGCGCAAACTCGTCGCCTGCCACGGCCACGCATACGAGCGCTACCGAAGGCGCGTGGCCGGTCTCTTTCCGATTCCCTGGCGGCACCTGAACCCCGCGGAGGCGCGCGAATTGTGCAACGCACCGCCCGCCTCCCCCCCGGCGCCTTTCCCTGAACGGGGCGGGGGAGTATAG